The following proteins are encoded in a genomic region of Gemmatimonadota bacterium:
- the recR gene encoding recombination protein RecR, with amino-acid sequence MAVIEDLTVEFARLPGIGRKTALRLTYYLLKRPAEEIQRLARALEAVARDVRPCSRCGNLTEQDPCAFCSNPRRDTSLICVVEEASDIGAIERTGEYRGLYHVLGGRLSPLEGVGPDELAISSLVARVRDGGAVFEVIVATNPSVEGEATAVYLQKLLRPLGVRVTRLARGLPVGGDLEYADGVTIAEALAGRREL; translated from the coding sequence ATGGCGGTCATTGAGGATCTGACCGTCGAGTTTGCGCGCCTCCCGGGCATTGGCCGCAAGACTGCGCTGCGGCTGACCTATTACCTGCTGAAACGTCCGGCCGAAGAGATCCAGCGGCTGGCTCGCGCGTTGGAGGCCGTGGCGCGCGATGTACGGCCCTGCTCCCGCTGCGGCAACCTCACCGAGCAGGACCCGTGCGCATTTTGCAGCAATCCCCGTCGCGATACATCCCTGATCTGCGTGGTGGAGGAGGCCTCGGACATCGGCGCGATCGAGCGTACGGGCGAGTATCGCGGCCTCTATCACGTGCTGGGCGGCCGGCTTTCTCCGCTCGAGGGGGTCGGCCCGGACGAGCTGGCGATCAGCTCTCTCGTGGCCAGGGTGCGGGATGGCGGCGCCGTGTTCGAGGTCATTGTAGCCACGAACCCCAGCGTCGAGGGGGAGGCTACAGCGGTGTACCTTCAGAAACTGCTGCGTCCCTTGGGCGTTCGGGTCACCCGGCTGGCCCGCGGGCTGCCCGTGGGCGGCGATCTCGAATACGCCGACGGGGTGACGATCGCCGAGGCGCTGGCGGGCCGCCGCGAGCTGTAG